The following coding sequences are from one Triticum dicoccoides isolate Atlit2015 ecotype Zavitan chromosome 4A, WEW_v2.0, whole genome shotgun sequence window:
- the LOC119285073 gene encoding uncharacterized protein LOC119285073 — protein sequence MGLQWMLLTCVVGAEAAVAALLTLPAPRAVRAQIVGLTSMLLQPFAAVLPFAAFQLLDIYWKNEHRLICTGEMCTSEERVRFEKSIFKSQRNVILCVSVFILYWSIYRICKFNKDIKALEEVEKRIKDE from the exons ATGGGGCTGCAGTGGATGCTCCTGACGTGCGTGGtgggggcggaggcggcggtggccgcgcTGCTCACGCTCCCGGCGCCGCGGGCCGTGCGGGCACAGATCGTCGGGCTCACCTCGATGCTTCTGCAGCCCTTCGCCGCGGTGCTCCCCTTCGCCGCCTTCCAGCTCCTCG ATATCTACTGGAAGAACGAGCACAGGCTGATTTGCACGGGAGAGATGTGCACCTCCGAGGAGCGTGTCCGCTTCGAGAAATCC ATTTTCAAGTCCCAGAGGAATGTCATCCTTTGTGTTTCAGTATTTATCCTTTATTG GTCCATCTATCGCATTTGCAAGTTCAACAAGGACATTAAGGCACTGGAGGAGGTTGAGAAGCGCATCAAGGACGAGTAG